A genome region from Nocardiopsis exhalans includes the following:
- a CDS encoding GTP-binding protein, translated as MASRDSEPGPEAPVPSALKILVAGGFGAGKTTLVGAVSEIAPLSTEEVMTEASYGVDDLSGVESKTTTTVALDFGRITISESLVLYLFGTPGQERFWFMWEELSEGALGAIVIADTRRLETCFAAVDFFERRGVPFVVAVNCFEGAHQYEADEVREALSLSPDIPVALCDARQRESAKQVLLTLVNRVAERVTA; from the coding sequence ATGGCATCCAGAGACTCTGAACCGGGCCCCGAGGCCCCCGTCCCCTCGGCACTGAAGATCCTGGTGGCCGGTGGTTTCGGCGCAGGCAAGACCACTCTGGTCGGCGCGGTGAGCGAGATCGCCCCGCTGAGCACCGAGGAGGTGATGACCGAGGCCAGCTACGGGGTCGACGACCTGTCCGGCGTGGAGTCCAAGACCACCACGACCGTGGCGCTGGACTTCGGCCGCATCACCATCAGCGAGAGCCTGGTGCTGTACCTGTTCGGCACGCCCGGGCAGGAGCGCTTCTGGTTCATGTGGGAGGAGCTGTCCGAGGGCGCCCTGGGCGCGATCGTGATCGCCGACACCCGACGCCTGGAGACCTGCTTCGCCGCGGTGGACTTCTTCGAGCGGCGCGGGGTGCCGTTCGTGGTCGCGGTGAACTGCTTCGAGGGCGCCCACCAGTACGAGGCGGACGAGGTGCGTGAGGCTCTGAGCCTGAGCCCCGACATCCCGGTGGCGCTGTGCGACGCACGCCAACGCGAGTCCGCCAAGCAGGTGCTGCTGACCCTGGTGAACCGGGTCGCGGAGCGCGTGACCGCGTAG
- a CDS encoding DUF742 domain-containing protein, with translation MQAHNEFDPGIPSHGLPHRDAIGGYGDDAPGAEEAGPLVRPYVIAQGRDHADAIQLDMISVVIAAKRAEVDEMALEPEQLRILELCRRPQSVAEVSAHLDIPVAVVKVLLSDLLNRGLALARAPYTAKSPVSRDVLQAVLDGIQRL, from the coding sequence ATGCAAGCGCACAACGAGTTCGATCCGGGCATACCGTCGCACGGCCTGCCGCATCGCGACGCGATCGGCGGCTACGGCGACGACGCCCCGGGAGCCGAGGAGGCGGGACCGCTGGTCCGGCCGTACGTGATCGCGCAGGGCCGCGACCACGCCGACGCCATCCAGCTGGACATGATCAGTGTGGTGATCGCGGCCAAGCGCGCCGAGGTCGACGAGATGGCGCTCGAACCGGAGCAGCTCCGCATCCTGGAACTGTGCCGCCGCCCCCAGTCGGTGGCTGAGGTGTCCGCCCACCTGGACATCCCGGTCGCCGTCGTCAAGGTCCTGCTCAGCGACCTGCTCAACCGCGGCCTGGCCCTGGCCCGCGCCCCCTACACAGCAAAGAGCCCGGTCAGCCGGGACGTACTCCAGGCGGTTCTCGATGGCATCCAGAGACTCTGA
- a CDS encoding roadblock/LC7 domain-containing protein has protein sequence MTSTESAERGSGNAAGKKDIDWLLDELLDRAVGSRHAIVLSADGLLIGRSRELVKEDAEHLSAVASAFQSLARGTGRHFGGGEVLQTVVEMESAYLFVTGAGRGACLAVLAEESSDVGLIAYEMNVLVEQVGRYLDAAPRHEGASGEATR, from the coding sequence GTGACGAGTACCGAAAGCGCCGAGCGCGGCAGCGGAAACGCCGCGGGCAAGAAGGACATCGACTGGCTGCTCGACGAGTTGCTCGACCGCGCCGTGGGATCCCGCCACGCGATCGTCCTCTCCGCTGACGGCCTGCTCATCGGCCGCTCCCGCGAACTGGTCAAGGAGGACGCCGAGCACCTGTCCGCGGTGGCCTCCGCCTTCCAGAGCCTGGCCCGGGGCACCGGCCGCCACTTCGGCGGCGGCGAGGTCCTGCAGACCGTCGTGGAGATGGAGAGCGCCTACCTCTTCGTCACCGGCGCCGGCCGCGGTGCCTGCCTGGCCGTCCTGGCCGAGGAGAGCTCCGACGTCGGCCTCATCGCCTACGAGATGAACGTCCTGGTCGAGCAGGTCGGCCGTTATCTCGACGCCGCGCCCCGCCACGAGGGCGCTTCCGGGGAAGCCACGCGTTAG